From Musa acuminata AAA Group cultivar baxijiao chromosome BXJ3-8, Cavendish_Baxijiao_AAA, whole genome shotgun sequence, one genomic window encodes:
- the LOC135645443 gene encoding pentatricopeptide repeat-containing protein At3g16610-like, with product MGGLHKFRPPTKLFGLHLHRTHLSSCTNGNRRTPHWTSSNHILQNHPRLLSLEACPSLPGLRATLAFAVVSGLFHNPFVSSRLLLHATSFDFAFSSLIFRCMESPNLFSWNTVIRAAAASDDRRPSVAFSLYAEMLQRATLPDKYTFPFLLKACRSPCDLGYGRLFHCHALIFGLGNDAFMQTALMSMYLSCGHLVDARHVFDEITQRDVVVWTAMISGLVDRCCHEDAFGVFKEMRMFDQDVTPNVATMVSAMSAVVGLGSLALVKSLHANMEKVGLEGDVFVRNSLIDAYAKCGSIACALQVFDSMSVKDLHSWTAMITALASHGLGREAIEAYSRMCETGVLPDSTTFIAVLSACSHAGLVNEGIEIFNSMERAYKVVPEQKHYGCMVDLLSRAGLLARAYDFIIRMPMKPNLAILGALLSACRAQNDLELGELVAKKIESLCQYKGGADVLLSNMYADQQRWHGVVSIREAARKDAKKPPAQSWI from the coding sequence ATGGGCGGACTGCACAAGTTTAGACCACCAACGAAACTCTTCGGTCTTCACCTCCATCGTACCCATCTCTCTTCCTGCACCAACGGCAACCGCCGAACCCCGCACTGGACCTCGTCAAACCACATCCTCCAGAATCATCCTCGCTTACTCTCCCTCGAGGCTTGCCCCTCGCTTCCCGGCCTTCGAGCCACCCTCGCCTTCGCCGTCGTCTCCGGTCTCTTCCACAACCCCTTCGTCTCGAGCCGCCTCCTCCTCCACGCCACCTCCTTCGACTTCGCCTTTTCCTCCCTAATTTTTCGATGTATGGAATCTCCGAACCTTTTCTCCTGGAACACCGTCATCAGAGCCGCCGCGGCCTCTGACGACCGGCGCCCCTCGGTCGCCTTCTCCCTGTACGCCGAAATGCTACAGAGAGCCACTCTTCCAGATAAGTACACCTTCCCTTTCTTGCTCAAGGCCTGCCGTTCCCCCTGTGATCTTGGTTATGGCAGACTATTCCATTGCCATGCATTGATCTTCGGTCTCGGCAATGATGCATTCATGCAGACTGCACTCATGTCGATGTACTTATCGTGTGGGCATTTAGTTGACGCACGTCACGTGTTCGATGAGATTACTCAAAGGGATGTTGTCGTCTGGACTGCGATGATCTCGGGTCTGGTCGATAGATGTTGCCATGAGGATGCTTTTGGGGTGTTCAAAGAGATGAGAATGTTCGACCAAGATGTCACTCCTAATGTGGCGACCATGGTTTCAGCCATGTCGGCGGTTGTGGGCTTAGGGTCTTTGGCTCTTGTCAAGAGCTTGCATGCTAACATGGAGAAGGTAGGTTTGGAAGGCGATGTCTTTGTTAGGAATTCACTGATCGATGCATATGCCAAATGCGGAAGCATTGCTTGTGCCTTGCAAGTGTTTGATAGTATGAGTGTAAAGGATTTGCATTCTTGGACAGCCATGATAACGGCTTTAGCTTCGCATGGCCTTGGCAGGGAGGCCATTGAAGCATACTCGAGGATGTGTGAAACGGGTGTGTTGCCAGATTCCACTACTTTCATTGCTGTCCTTTCTGCTTGCAGCCATGCTGGATTAGTGAATGAGGGGATTGAGATCTTTAATTCTATGGAAAGGGCTTACAAAGTTGTTCCCGAGCAAAAGCATTACGGATGCATGGTGGATCTTTTGAGTCGGGCAGGCCTCTTAGCTCGCGCATACGATTTCATCATAAGAATGCCCATGAAACCCAATTTGGCGATACTGGGTGCTTTATTGAGTGCATGTAGAGCTCAGAATGACTTAGAACTAGGTGAACTTGTTGCGAAGAAAATTGAGTCATTATGCCAATATAAGGGAGGTGCAGATGTCCTTTTATCTAACATGTATGCTGATCAGCAACGATGGCACGGAGTGGTTTCTATAAGAGAAGCAGCAAGAAAGGATGCAAAAAAGCCTCCTGCACAAAGTTGGATTTGA
- the LOC135645442 gene encoding uncharacterized protein LOC135645442, whose protein sequence is MAQQNQETTPADPANSPAKRKRGRPRKQDYDNLSHKQRRSLGIQASSSQAYPATSSGHGDQAVPTHANVAACSSFLFQSLPVQTNPTPCTIYGAQSSLVDAGSTVNSSYGIQSALAPANPSPYIGYRPKAAPAHAHPNANSANHSQLIPAQSNSAAASSHAPNDLLGQAVCGTLDGTFDAGYMLTVRVANGGHVLRGLVFDPRLCVPISAENDIAPLLPMATPNGTPSSVVESHDQTLVSVPIHPVPVPLSVALPLQVREPAAAASQTMNPMLVTSSLPQPSRQLNTNKVVPNDSDPQLSLNKVAPNDTDPRLSTNKVAPRDIDDLLAEVQAKTLQTLSKSSVNNANEESSAAASQHVVDDDKQAENLSADVKEEAFQTFQTTLDVLPEDRCTNLVGFLSREQSMHQVKGSSSNMVEAPGANEGMRLTEESSGNMVEAAGGNQGQFRLEESWQGNTQRLSDETSDEKALLFGEPKSGELNPEAHSCAPRINFIGED, encoded by the exons ATGGCTCAACAGAATCAAGAGACCACCCCTGCGGATCCAGCTAACTCACCTGCCAAGCGCAAACGTGGTCGTCCTAGAAAGCAAGATTATGATAATCTTAGTCACAAACAACGTCGAAG TCTCGGGATTCAAGCTAGTTCATCTCAAGCTTATCCAGCTACCAGTTCAGGCCATGGTGATCAAGCTGTACCAACTCATGCTAATGTTGCAGCTTGTTCCAGCTTTCTGTTTCAATCTCTTCCAGTACAAACTAATCCAACTCCATGCACCATTTATGGGGCACAAAGTTCTCTTGTCGATGCTGGTTCAACTGTGAACTCCAGTTACGGGATTCAATCAGCTCTTGCTCCAGCTAATCCATCCCCTTATATTGGTTACAGACCCAAAGCTGCTCCAGCTCATGCTCATCCGAATGCCAATTCAGCCAATCATTCTCAGCTTATCCCAGCTCAGTCTAATTCTGCCGCCGCTTCAAGCCATGCACCTAATGACCTACTGGGACAGGCAGTCTGTGGTACACTTGATGGAACCTTTGATGCTGGATATATGCTCACGGTTCGAGTAGCCAACGGTGGACATGTCTTAAGGGGTTTGGTATTTGATCCACGCCTCTGTGTTCCTATTTCGGCGGAGAATGATATCGCTCCATTGCTTCCGATGGCAACACCAAATGGGACCCCATCTTCAGTGGTTGAATCACATGATCAGACACTTGTTTCAGTACCAATTCATCCCGTACCTGTGCCATTGTCTGTTGCTCTGCCCCTTCAGGTAAGGgaacctgctgctgctgcttcacaAACCATGAACCCCATGCTTGTGACCTCTAGTCTTCCTCAGCCTTCTCGTCAGCTCAATACAAATAAAGTAGTACCAAATGATTCGGATCCCCAGCTTAGTTTAAATAAAGTGGCACCAAATGATACAGATCCTCGGCTCAGTACAAATAAAGTAGCACCAAGGGATATAGATGATTTGCTGGCTGAGGTCCAAGCTAAAACTTTGCAGACTTTGTCCAAAAGCTCAGTCAATAATGCCAATGAGGAATCGTCAGCAGCTGCATCCCAACATGTGGTTGATGATGATAAACAAGCTGAGAATCTGAGCGCAGATGTTAAAGAAGAAGCATTTCAAACGTTCCAAACAACCTTAGATGTTCTTCCAGAAGATCGATGTACAAATCTTGTCGGGTTTCTAAGCAGAGAGCAAAGCATGCATCAAGTGAAAGGATCATCATCCAACATGGTTGAGGCACCAGGAGCAAATGAAGGGATGCGTCTGACCGAAGAATCATCAGGCAATATGGTTGAGGCAGCAGGAGGCAATCAGGGACAGTTCCGTCTTGAAGAATCATGGCAAG GCAACACACAGCGACTCAGTGACGAGACATCGGACGAGAAGGCACTGCTATTTGGAGAACCAAAGTCTGGCGAACTAAACCCTGAGGCTCACAGTTGTGCCCCAAGAATCAACTTCATAGGTGAAGACTGA
- the LOC135644498 gene encoding eukaryotic translation initiation factor 3 subunit A-like — QHFFYIPCTSELINVEQKQAALQALHDLITSKRHKAWQKALESIMFKYVELCVDMKSGRFAKDGLIQYRIICQQVNVSSLEEVIKHFMHLSTERAEQARIQAQALEEAPDVEGLEVDKRLEDLMLSYVSAEKGKNRSDREIVTPWFKFLWETYRTVLEFLRNNSKLESLYAVIFQQRIVNCREAEYNRLKKEREDKINQLVAMR, encoded by the exons CAACATTTTTTTTATATCCCCTGTACTTCAGAATTGATTAATGTTGAACAGAAGCAAGCTGCCTTGCAAGCACTACATGATCTCATTACTTCAAAAAGGCATAAGGCATGGCAGAAGGCCCTTGAAAGCATCATGTTTAAGTATGTAGAACTCTGTGTGGACATGAAGAGTGGCAGATTTGCAAAGGATGGACTTATTCAGTACCGTATTATATGCCAGCAAGTCAATGTTAGCTCGTTGGAAGAGGTTATAAAGCATTTCATGCATCTTTCCACGGAGAGGGCTGAGCAAGCTAGGATTCAAGCACAAGCCTTGGAAGAAGCACCGGATGTGGAGGGTCTAGAGGTTGATAAGAGACTTGAGGACTTAATGCTTAGCTATGTTAGTGCGGAGAAAGGAAAAAACAGGTCAGATCGGGAGATTGTGACTCCATGGTTCAAATTCTTGTGGGAAACATACAGGACAGTGCTTGAGTTTCTGCGAAACAATTCCAAATTGGAATCACTATATGCG GTCATATTCCAACAAAGAATAGTGAACTGCCGTGAAGCCGAGTATAACCGactgaagaaagagagagaggataaAATCAATCAGCTTGTAGCAATGAGGTAA
- the LOC135646174 gene encoding pentatricopeptide repeat-containing protein At1g73710-like, with protein sequence MSLHCCCCGGRDLSPRRFGYLRNLPCSLLPSFGSSRHPSTRFLPPLCSLPNPNLTVSPPAPANSNAAAATLPSVPRYREDGLDDEALDAFLADLSPKEQTVLLKRQRDWRRALHLLRRMRSLAHYLPNPFHYNVVLRTLGLARRWDELRLCWLEMAKDGILPTNNTYATLIDAYGKAGLVKEALLWLKHMRARGVSPDEVCMNTVVRILKDSGRFDEGERFFRGWCNGKVEFDVLETEIDGSDSISPNSFLLTELFKSGSRAPVSKKIAPGVEDGPRRPRLAATFNTLIDLYGKAGRLQDASDAFAEMLRSGIAPDTITFNTIINICGSNGLLSEAESLLAKMRERRVDPDTKTFNILMSMYASVGNVKTVLKYYNKIREVGLCPDTVSHRIILQVLCERSSVGEVEDAIEEMTKAGARVDEQSVPVVMKMYINQGMLNEANMFLEKHCASTGISSRNYAAIIDAYAEKGLWKEAEDVFYGKRGTRNKNDVVEYNVLIKAYGKAKQYDKALSLFEDMRNFGTWPDGCSFNSLIQMLSGGDFPDRAWELLGRMRDAGFRPRCETFSAVIASYSRKSMISEALEVYREMKALGVEPNEVVYGSLIDMFAEAGKVEEALHYFNLMEESGLPINRIVLTSLVKAYSKVGCWREAQELYTKMKTLDGGPDTIASNCMINLYADLGMVTEAKLIFNDLRKNGEADGISYATMMYLYKSMGMLEEAIGVAQEVQKSGLLTDCASYNSVIAAYAVNGKLKDSAELLQQMISRKILPDASTFKSIFTLLKKGGFAMEVVSQLESSYNEGKRFARQAIITSLFSMVGLHACALESCDLFLSAGMPLDSFAYNAAIYAYGASGMVDKALNLYMRMQDEGLKPDIVTYIYLAICYGKARMVEGLRRIYGLLKYQELEPNESLYKALIDAYKIAGRHDLAELVEQEMRFSVHRPTDDDSEAEDC encoded by the coding sequence ATGAGTCTCCATTGCTGCTGTTGCGGCGGCCGCGACCTCTCACCTCGTCGCTTTGGCTATCTCCGCAACCTCCCATGTTCTCTGTTACCTTCTTTCGGTTCCTCTCGCCACCCCTCCACCCGCTTCCTCCCCCCTCTCTGTTCCCTCCCCAACCCCAATCTAACAGTCTCCCCTCCCGCGCCGGCCAACAGCAACGCCGCCGCGGCCACCCTCCCCTCCGTCCCCCGGTACCGCGAGGACGGACTTGACGATGAAGCCCTCGACGCGTTCCTCGCCGACCTCAGCCCCAAGGAGCAGACCGTGCTCCTCAAGCGGCAGCGGGACTGGCGGCGGGCCCTCCACCTCCTCCGCCGCATGCGGTCCCTCGCCCACTACCTCCCCAACCCGTTCCACTACAACGTCGTGCTTCGGACCCTCGGCCTGGCGCGACGGTGGGACGAGCTGCGCCTCTGCTGGCTCGAGATGGCTAAAGATGGAATCTTGCCCACCAATAACACCTACGCGACGCTCATCGACGCCTACGGAAAGGCCGGGCTGGTAAAGGAGGCGCTTCTGTGGCTCAAACACATGAGGGCCAGGGGGGTTTCGCCTGACGAGGTTTGTATGAACACTGTCGTCAGGATACTCAAGGATTCTGGGCGGTTCGACGAGGGGGAGAGATTTTTCCGGGGATGGTGCAATGGAAAGGTCGAATTCGACGTTCTGGAGACTGAAATAGATGGCTCGGATTCCATTAGTCCCAACAGTTTCTTGCTGACGGAGCTCTTCAAATCCGGAAGTCGAGCACCTGTTTCCAAGAAGATTGCTCCAGGCGTCGAAGATGGTCCGAGAAGGCCGCGGCTTGCTGCTACCTTCAATACGTTGATTGATCTGTATGGAAAAGCAGGTAGGCTCCAAGACGCTTCAGATGCTTTTGCTGAGATGTTGAGGTCAGGTATCGCACCTGATACAATCACATTCAATACCATTATCAACATCTGTGGCTCGAATGGACTTCTCTCTGAAGCAGAGTCCCTGCTTGCTAAAATGCGTGAGAGAAGAGTTGATCCTGATACCAAGACATTCAACATACTCATGTCGATGTATGCTTCGGTTGGGAATGTCAAGACGGTCTTGAAGTATTACAACAAGATAAGGGAGGTTGGTCTTTGTCCTGATACTGTAAGCCATAGGATAATCTTGCAGGTTTTATGTGAAAGGAGCAGCGTTGGAGAAGTAGAGGATGCGATCGAGGAAATGACCAAAGCAGGTGCTCGTGTAGACGAGCAGTCCGTCCCTGTCGTGATGAAGATGTACATCAATCAAGGGATGCTTAATGAGGCAAATATGTTCCTTGAGAAGCATTGTGCCTCAACTGGCATATCTTCCAGGAATTATGCTGCCATTATAGATGCTTATGCCGAGAAGGGCTTATGGAAGGAGGCTGAGGATGTCTTCTATGGGAAGAGGGGAACCAGAAACAAGAATGATGTAGTGGAATACAATGTGTTAATAAAAGCTTATGGGAAGGCAAAGCAGTATGATAAAGCTCTATCTCTGTTTGAGGATATGAGAAACTTTGGAACTTGGCCAGATGGATGTTCCTTTAACTCTCTCATTCAAATGCTTTCTGGTGGTGATTTTCCTGACCGAGCATGGGAGCTTCTAGGCCGAATGAGAGATGCAGGGTTCAGACCTAGGTGCGAGACCTTCTCTGCTGTCATTGCAAGTTATTCCCGCAAATCTATGATTTCTGAGGCCCTTGAAGTCTACCGAGAAATGAAGGCACTAGGTGTTGAACCAAATGAAGTTGTGTATGGGTCACTGATAGACATGTTTGCAGAGGCTGGGAAGGTCGAAGAAGCACTTCACTATTTTAATTTGATGGAAGAATCTGGACTTCCGATCAATCGCATTGTCCTGACTTCTCTAGTGAAGGCATATAGTAAGGTTGGCTGCTGGAGGGAAGCCCAGGAGTTGTACACAAAGATGAAAACCCTTGATGGTGGTCCTGACACTATTGCCTCTAACTGTATGATTAATCTTTATGCAGATCTTGGTATGGTGACTGAAGCTAAGTTAATCTTTAATGACCTGAGAAAAAATGGTGAGGCTGATGGGATTTCATATGCTACAATGATGTATCTTTACAAGAGTATGGGCATGCTGGAAGAGGCAATCGGCGTCGCTCAGGAGGTCCAGAAGTCAGGCTTACTGACCGACTGTGCTTCGTATAACAGTGTCATAGCTGCTTATGCCGTCAATGGGAAGCTCAAGGACAGTGCAGAATTATTACAACAGATGATATCCAGAAAAATATTACCCGATGCCTCAACATTTAAATCAATCTTTACCCTATTGAAGAAAGGAGGTTTTGCAATGGAGGTGGTGTCACAGTTAGAGTCATCTTATAATGAGGGAAAGCGATTTGCGAGACAGGCTATAATTACCTCCTTGTTCTCTATGGTTGGTTTGCATGCTTGTGCACTCGAGTCGTGTGATCTTTTTCTGTCTGCTGGGATGCCTCTTGACTCTTTTGCCTATAATGCTGCAATTTACGCATATGGAGCCTCAGGGATGGTTGACAAAGCCTTGAATCTGTATATGCGAATGCAAGACGAGGGACTGAAACCAGACATTGTTACTTATATTTATCTGGCAATTTGTTATGGGAAGGCAAGAATGGTTGAAGGACTAAGGCGGATTTATGGTCTTCTGAAATATCAGGAACTTGAGCCTAATGAATCTCTATACAAGGCTCTAATCGATGCTTATAAAATTGCTGGCAGGCATGATCTTGCAGAATTGGTTGAACAAGAGATGAGATTCAGTGTTCACAGACCAACGGACGATGATTCAGAAGCTGAAGACTGTTAG
- the LOC135645198 gene encoding cytochrome P450 77A3-like, whose product MDLVDVLYVVGAAVVAAVWWRRCSRTPEGLPPGPPGWPVVGNLFQVILERRPFMYVVRDLRKRYGPIFTMRMGQRTLIIVTSADLIHEALVQRGPLFASRPADSPTRLLFSAGKCTVNSAAYGPLWRALRRNFVSEIVTPARVKQFGWIRDWAMANHLARVRAEFKATGAVQMMSNCRLTVCSILVCICFGARVPEDHVRVIEEVLKEVMMMTTPKLPDFLPIFTPFFRGQLTEARKLRKRQMDCLVPLVRARRAFVESGGKMDPSSAWEMVSPVGEAYIDSLYGMEPSGKGRLGEDELVTLCSEVMSAGTDTSATMLEWAMLHLVLDQSAQERLYEEIVGKVGRDKGRKITEADVEGMGYLQAVVKETMRRHPPSHFVLSHAATRETELGGYRIPADASVEFYTAWVTENPSTWKDPGEWRPERFEEGGEGWETDVTGTRGIRMMPFGAGRRICPAATLGMLHIQLMLARMVREYRWVAVPGERPDPTETFAFTVVMKEPLRAAILERE is encoded by the coding sequence ATGGACCTCGTCGACGTCCTGTACGTCGTCGGCGCTGCCGTTGTGGCGGCCGTGTGGTGGCGCCGCTGTTCGAGGACGCCGGAGGGGCTCCCGCCCGGTCCGCCGGGGTGGCCGGTGGTGGGAAACCTGTTCCAGGTGATCCTGGAGCGACGGCCCTTCATGTACGTCGTTCGGGACCTGCGCAAGCGCTACGGCCCCATCTTCACCATGCGGATGGGGCAGCGGACCCTCATCATCGTCACCTCCGCCGACCTCATCCACGAGGCGCTGGTGCAGAGGGGTCCCCTCTTCGCCAGCCGCCCCGCCGACTCCCCCACCCGCCTCCTCTTCAGCGCCGGCAAGTGCACCGTCAACTCCGCCGCGTACGGGCCCCTCTGGCGCGCCCTCCGCCGTAACTTCGTCAGCGAGATCGTCACCCCCGCTCGCGTCAAGCAGTTCGGCTGGATCCGGGACTGGGCTATGGCCAACCACCTCGCCCGCGTCCGCGCCGAGTTCAAGGCCACCGGCGCGGTGCAGATGATGAGCAACTGCCGCCTCACCGTCTGCAGCATCCTCGTCTGCATCTGCTTCGGCGCCAGGGTCCCCGAGGACCACGTCCGGGTGATCGAGGAGGTGCTCAAGgaggtgatgatgatgacgacgccCAAGCTGCCGGATTTCCTCCCTATCTTCACTCCCTTCTTCCGCGGCCAGCTGACAGAGGCCAGGAAGCTGCGGAAGCGGCAGATGGACTGTCTTGTGCCCCTGGTGAGAGCTCGAAGGGCGTTCGTGGAGAGCGGGGGGAAGATGGACCCGAGCTCGGCGTGGGAGATGGTGAGCCCGGTCGGCGAGGCCTACATCGACTCCCTGTATGGCATGGAACCCAGCGGCAAAGGCCGGCTGGGCGAGGACGAGCTGGTGACGCTCTGCTCGGAGGTCATGAGCGCCGGCACCGACACGAGCGCCACCATGCTAGAGTGGGCGATGCTGCATTTGGTGCTCGACCAGTCGGCGCAGGAGCGGCTGTACGAGGAGATCGTCGGAAAGGTCGGGAGGGACAAGGGGAGGAAGATCACGGAGGCGGACGTGGAGGGGATGGGCTACCTGCAAGCGGTGGTGAAGGAGACAATGCGGCGGCACCCGCCGAGTCACTTCGTGCTGTCGCATGCGGCGACGAGGGAGACGGAGCTGGGCGGGTACCGCATCCCGGCGGACGCCAGCGTGGAGTTCTACACGGCGTGGGTGACGGAGAACCCGAGCACGTGGAAGGACCCGGGGGAGTGGCGGCCGGAGCGGTTCGAGGAGGGCGGCGAGGGGTGGGAGACGGACGTCACGGGGACGCGAGGCATCAGGATGATGCCGTTCGGGGCCGGCCGGCGGATCTGCCCCGCCGCCACCCTGGGGATGCTCCACATCCAGCTCATGCTCGCGAGGATGGTGAGGGAGTACCGGTGGGTGGCGGTGCCCGGCGAGCGGCCGGACCCGACCGAGACCTTCGCCTTCACGGTGGTGATGAAGGAGCCTCTCAGAGCTGCCATCTTGGAGAGGGAGTGA
- the LOC135646242 gene encoding glucose-6-phosphate/phosphate translocator 2, chloroplastic-like, with protein sequence MISSVKHSSAAIGVTDLVRRGSSPVRPQMASIPLISATNGPNLSLATRKPLYLVSPEGFGFGSRDGFMSPAEPRGFALRCGAYEADRSDSVEISGEETRSAASQKVKIGIYFATWWALNVVFNIYNKKVLNAFPYPWLTSTLSLATGSLMMLISWATRIAEAPKTDFKFWKALAPVAVAHTIGHVAATVSMSKVAVSFTHIIKSGEPAFSVLVSRFLLGETFPVPVYLSLVPIIGGCALAAVTELNFNMTGFMGAMISNLAFVFRNIFSKRGMKGTSVSGMNYYACLSILSLLILTPFAIAIEGPQMWAAGWQMALSQIGPHFIWWVAAQSVFYHLYNQVSYMSLDEISPLTFSIGNTMKRISVIVSSIIIFHTPVQPINALGAAIAILGTFLYSQAKQ encoded by the exons ATGATATCCTCCGTGAAGCATTCCTCTGCGGCGATCGGCGTAACCGATCTCGTCCGGCGTGGATCGTCACCTGTCAGGCCTCAGATGGCCTCCATTCCTCTGATATCTGCGACCAATGGTCCTAATTTGTCGCTTGCCACTCGGAAACCCCTTTATCTCGTCTCTCCGGAGGGTTTTGGTTTCGGCTCCCGAGATGGATTCATGTCGCCCGCGGAGCCTCGGGGTTTTGCTCTCAGATGCGGGGCCTACGAGGCCGATCGATCGGACAGCGTCGAGATTTCCGGCGAGGAGACTCGTTCGGCCGCCTCTCAGAAGGTTAAGATCGGCATCTACTTCGCCACCTGGTGGGCTCTCAACGTGGTGTTCAACATCTACAACAAGAAGGTCCTCAACGCCTTCCCCTACCCCTGGCTCACGTCCACCCTCTCACTGGCCACGGGTTCCCTTATGATGCTCATCTCCTGGGCCACCAGAATCGCCGAGGCCCCCAAGACCGACTTCAAATTCTGGAAAGCCCTCGCGCCG GTGGCGGTGGCTCATACGATCGGGCATGTGGCGGCGACTGTGAGCATGTCCAAGGTGGCGGTGTCGTTCACCCACATAATTAAGAGTGGGGAACCGGCTTTCAGCGTGTTGGTGTCGAGATTCCTGTTGGGAGAGACTTTTCCTGTGCCAGTGTACCTATCGCTTGTGCCCATCATTGGTGGATGTGCGCTGGCTGCAGTCACAGAGCTGAACTTTAACATGACTG GTTTTATGGGTGCAATGATATCGAACCTTGCATTTGTCTTTCGCAATATCTTCTCAAAGAGGGGGATGAAAGGGACGTCAGTTAGTGGGATGAACTATTATGCCTGCCTTTCTATCCTGTCCCTGTTGATACTCACACCATTTGCCATTGCGATCGAGGGTCCCCAGATGTGGGCTGCTGGCTGGCAGATGGCGCTTTCACAGATTGGTCCTCATTTCATCTG gtGGGTAGCTGCCCAGAGTGTCTTCTACCACTTGTACAATCAAGTCTCCTACATGTCATTGGATGAAATCTCTCCTTTGACGTTTAGTATTGGCAACACTATGAAGCGGATATCTGTCATCGTCTCTTCCATCATAATTTTCCATACACCTGTCCAACCCATCAATGCACTTGGAGCTGCCATTGCCATCCTTGGAACTTTCTTGTATTCCCAG GCCAAGCAGTGA